One window of the Sulfurospirillum oryzae genome contains the following:
- a CDS encoding helix-turn-helix transcriptional regulator, with translation MNGKKIFEVFELLQELTRGKEIVISDYAAKKEISERTLRRYFEDLRSFFGEHSIIQTARGSYTSINKEFFNHALLPSVEDKIEIEHLIDLLHIINPGFTNELPSMHRKVDNKIQKELTQVFLIKGSPSETLPSQETFDTLKKAIKGRRYCDIVYEKELLSDVKPLKIIYCKGNWSLAILHEHEPSNNGFRFIRVGFIDSITLQAKTFNKDTYSENFVCNAQSFFEGYKIPSYEAIVAIPPYLEKFFRQKSFSRTQKILGTLPNGWIKISYQITSNDFILMLARRWFPDMIILEPKEAREEINAMIEKYQDNKAQFFNEPLDD, from the coding sequence ATGAACGGTAAAAAAATATTTGAAGTATTTGAGCTCCTACAAGAACTGACAAGAGGTAAAGAAATCGTCATTAGTGATTATGCAGCCAAAAAAGAGATTTCAGAAAGAACGCTAAGACGATATTTTGAAGATTTACGATCTTTTTTTGGAGAGCATTCGATCATTCAAACCGCACGTGGCAGTTACACCTCTATCAATAAAGAATTCTTCAATCATGCCCTTTTACCAAGCGTAGAAGATAAAATAGAGATAGAACACCTCATTGACCTCTTGCATATCATCAACCCTGGCTTTACGAACGAACTGCCTTCGATGCACCGCAAAGTGGACAATAAAATTCAAAAAGAGCTGACACAAGTTTTTCTCATCAAAGGAAGTCCTTCTGAAACACTTCCCTCACAAGAAACATTTGATACCCTTAAAAAAGCAATCAAAGGCAGACGCTATTGCGATATTGTCTATGAAAAAGAACTTTTAAGCGATGTTAAACCACTTAAAATTATCTACTGTAAAGGGAACTGGAGTTTAGCCATTTTACATGAACATGAACCTTCCAATAATGGCTTTCGATTCATTCGTGTAGGCTTTATAGACTCTATTACACTGCAAGCCAAAACATTCAATAAAGATACATACTCCGAAAATTTTGTCTGTAATGCCCAAAGCTTTTTTGAAGGCTATAAAATTCCAAGCTATGAAGCAATTGTTGCTATACCTCCTTACCTAGAGAAATTCTTTCGTCAAAAATCTTTTTCGCGCACGCAAAAGATTTTAGGCACCTTGCCTAATGGTTGGATTAAAATTTCTTACCAAATTACAAGTAACGATTTTATCTTGATGTTAGCCCGCAGATGGTTCCCTGATATGATCATACTCGAACCCAAAGAGGCACGTGAAGAGATCAATGCCATGATTGAAAAGTATCAAGACAATAAGGCTCAATTTTTCAATGAGCCTTTAGATGATTAA
- a CDS encoding lysophospholipid acyltransferase family protein, whose translation MVDVEKTLSLKYPRIVYYPSIVRNFVVYLLKRVLHEEEINNFMVHGEAYRGFDFVEAVLEYFNFGYTVSNKDKANIPSSGRVIIIANHPLGALDALALISLVKEIRSDVKVLANDVLMQIEPLSSLLIPIDNLSGSTAKESIKKVYDALENDEALIVFPSGEVSRAHPTGIKDAKWKKGFLKFAQKSNSPILPVFIDAKNSPLFYTLSMINKKLSTFLLAREMFKKRSKVISFKVGEMIAFKTLQKSELGENTLINLLKKHLYKISKGKKGIFTTQTAIAHPEERKAIRAELKKSTLLGQTSDGKKIYLYTYESGSILMKEIGRLREFTFRKVEEGTGSKRDVDAFDKHYKHIILWDDEELEVVGAYRIGEANFINQYFGVDGFYSQTLFEFKQAFEPYLNNSIELGRSFVQPRYWGSRALDYLWQGIGAYLFQNPHIRYMYGPVSLSDVYPKIAKNLIVTFYALYFSTDKELVSARNGFFMSKLEKEEAQAFFKGNDYKEDFAVLKEQLSHIDLSVPTLYKQYTELCEEGGICFLDFNIDKEFANCVDSFILVDITKIKEAKKARYIKGA comes from the coding sequence ATGGTAGACGTAGAAAAGACACTAAGCCTCAAGTACCCAAGAATTGTTTATTATCCCTCTATTGTGAGAAATTTTGTGGTTTATCTGCTAAAAAGAGTACTGCACGAAGAGGAGATTAACAATTTTATGGTGCATGGTGAAGCGTACCGTGGTTTTGACTTCGTTGAAGCGGTTTTGGAGTATTTTAATTTTGGTTACACCGTTTCCAATAAAGATAAAGCCAATATCCCCTCATCGGGTCGTGTGATTATCATTGCAAATCACCCTTTAGGCGCGCTGGATGCACTTGCCCTCATTTCACTTGTCAAAGAGATACGTAGTGATGTGAAAGTGCTTGCCAATGATGTTTTAATGCAGATAGAGCCCCTAAGTTCGCTTTTGATTCCTATTGACAATCTTAGTGGATCTACGGCGAAAGAGTCGATTAAAAAAGTGTATGATGCGCTTGAAAATGATGAAGCACTCATCGTTTTCCCCTCCGGTGAGGTCTCTCGTGCCCACCCAACGGGCATTAAAGATGCAAAGTGGAAAAAAGGGTTTTTGAAATTTGCGCAAAAAAGCAATTCGCCCATTTTACCCGTATTCATCGACGCTAAAAATTCGCCACTTTTTTACACGCTTTCCATGATCAACAAAAAGCTTTCCACCTTTTTGCTTGCGCGTGAGATGTTTAAAAAACGCTCTAAAGTCATCAGTTTTAAAGTAGGCGAAATGATCGCTTTTAAGACACTGCAAAAATCAGAACTGGGTGAAAATACACTCATTAATCTCTTAAAAAAACACCTCTACAAAATCAGTAAAGGTAAAAAAGGTATCTTCACAACCCAAACGGCGATTGCGCATCCTGAGGAGCGTAAAGCAATTCGTGCTGAACTTAAAAAATCGACACTTTTAGGGCAGACGAGTGATGGCAAAAAGATCTATCTCTATACCTATGAGAGCGGTTCTATTTTAATGAAAGAGATCGGGCGTTTAAGGGAGTTTACATTTCGTAAAGTCGAAGAGGGCACAGGCTCTAAGCGAGATGTTGACGCGTTTGATAAACACTACAAACACATTATTCTATGGGATGATGAAGAGCTTGAAGTGGTCGGTGCGTATCGTATTGGTGAAGCTAATTTTATCAATCAATATTTTGGTGTGGATGGGTTTTACTCACAAACACTCTTTGAATTTAAGCAAGCATTTGAGCCTTATTTGAACAACTCCATTGAGTTAGGACGAAGTTTTGTGCAACCGCGTTACTGGGGAAGTAGGGCGCTTGATTACCTCTGGCAGGGCATTGGAGCGTACTTGTTTCAAAACCCGCATATTCGTTACATGTACGGACCTGTCAGCCTAAGCGATGTGTATCCTAAGATCGCCAAAAATCTTATTGTGACCTTTTATGCACTCTACTTTTCGACAGACAAAGAGCTCGTGAGTGCGCGCAATGGCTTTTTTATGAGTAAATTGGAAAAAGAAGAAGCGCAGGCCTTTTTTAAAGGCAATGACTATAAAGAGGATTTTGCCGTTTTAAAAGAACAACTCTCGCATATAGATCTCAGCGTGCCAACCCTCTACAAACAGTACACAGAGCTTTGCGAAGAGGGCGGTATCTGCTTTTTGGACTTTAATATTGACAAAGAGTTTGCCAACTGTGTCGATAGCTTCATCTTAGTGGACATCACCAAAATCAAAGAAGCCAAAAAGGCGCGTTATATTAAAGGAGCTTAA
- the pstB gene encoding phosphate ABC transporter ATP-binding protein PstB yields MATITPMNDALELEVKNFNFYYAGKSDPNLKSIDMPIAKKKVTALIGPSGCGKTTLLRSFNRMHDLYPGNRYEGEIHFHGDNQNLLDKDIDLIALRMKIGMIFQKPTPFPMSIFDNVAYGLRLQGLKDKKILAQKVEKALRGAALWDEVKDRLKDGASALSGGQQQRLCIARAVAVEPEVLLFDEPTSALDPISTLAIEQLIIELKEQLTVIIVTHNLQQAARLSDYTAFMYLGELIELGATKDMFVNPKERLTEEYITGRFG; encoded by the coding sequence ATGGCTACCATTACGCCTATGAACGATGCTCTTGAACTTGAAGTTAAGAATTTTAACTTCTACTATGCAGGCAAGAGCGACCCAAACCTCAAGTCCATTGATATGCCTATTGCAAAAAAGAAAGTAACCGCGCTCATAGGACCTAGCGGTTGTGGTAAAACAACCCTGCTTCGCTCTTTTAACCGTATGCACGACCTCTACCCTGGCAATCGTTATGAGGGAGAGATCCATTTTCATGGCGACAACCAAAATCTTTTAGATAAAGATATAGACCTCATAGCACTTCGTATGAAAATTGGTATGATTTTTCAAAAACCAACCCCTTTTCCAATGAGCATCTTTGACAATGTCGCTTATGGTTTACGCCTGCAAGGATTAAAAGATAAAAAAATCTTGGCACAAAAAGTCGAAAAAGCGCTGCGTGGGGCAGCCCTTTGGGATGAAGTGAAAGACCGTTTAAAAGATGGAGCTTCCGCACTATCAGGCGGTCAACAACAACGCCTTTGCATCGCGCGTGCGGTTGCCGTTGAACCAGAAGTGTTGCTTTTTGATGAGCCAACCAGCGCGCTTGATCCGATTTCAACGCTTGCGATTGAGCAGTTGATTATTGAGCTGAAAGAGCAACTTACCGTCATCATCGTAACACACAACCTCCAACAAGCTGCACGTCTTTCGGACTATACCGCATTTATGTATTTAGGAGAGCTCATTGAGCTTGGTGCTACCAAAGACATGTTTGTCAATCCAAAAGAGCGTTTAACAGAAGAGTATATTACGGGAAGATTTGGATAA
- a CDS encoding anion permease has protein sequence MNKNIINGLIVVLVGVSIWFMPSPEGITAQGWHLFAIFVATILGFILQPLSMGALAFIAITLTILLNVLKPSEALSGFGNNTIWLIASAFIFAKGFIVTGFGRRIAYVVIKMIGDSTLKLGYAVAISDLIMSPAMPSSGARAGGVLYPIVRSLCTALGSEPTDGTERKAGGFLMQILYQGNTITNAMFMTAMAANPLIATLAQKALGIEISWGLWALGASVPGLLSLMIIPYFLYKVYPPEIKAFPQGKEIAKAELAKMGPLSFGEKVICGVFVGALILWSTSQLTGIDATVVAMLGVSVMVITKALDWKDVLEEKGAWDTLIWMGTLMTLAGFLTKFGLIGLFSKAVSAQVAGISWPLAMTILIIVYVYSHYAFASLTAHITAMYAAFCAVMVAAGAPAYLVALSMAYMSNICMSITHYGGAPAPIIFGAGYVDQATWWKLGFYTSIINLLVWVGIGGLWWKVIGLW, from the coding sequence ATGAATAAAAATATTATTAACGGCCTTATTGTGGTTCTCGTAGGTGTGAGCATTTGGTTTATGCCCTCCCCTGAGGGTATTACGGCGCAAGGATGGCATTTGTTTGCCATCTTTGTGGCTACGATTTTAGGATTTATTTTGCAACCCCTATCCATGGGGGCTTTAGCGTTCATTGCCATTACTCTGACCATTCTTTTGAATGTGTTAAAACCTTCCGAAGCACTCTCAGGCTTTGGCAATAACACCATTTGGCTCATTGCCTCAGCCTTTATCTTTGCAAAAGGGTTTATCGTCACAGGCTTTGGTAGAAGAATCGCCTATGTGGTCATTAAAATGATCGGCGATAGTACATTAAAACTTGGTTATGCTGTGGCCATCAGCGATCTTATCATGTCGCCAGCGATGCCTTCCAGTGGTGCAAGAGCGGGTGGTGTTCTTTACCCCATTGTTCGCAGTCTTTGCACCGCATTAGGTTCTGAACCAACTGATGGGACGGAGCGAAAAGCAGGTGGATTTTTGATGCAGATTTTGTATCAAGGAAACACCATCACAAACGCCATGTTTATGACGGCAATGGCAGCAAACCCACTCATCGCAACGCTCGCTCAAAAAGCGTTAGGAATTGAAATTTCATGGGGACTATGGGCACTGGGTGCTTCGGTACCAGGCTTACTTTCTTTAATGATTATCCCCTATTTTCTTTATAAGGTTTATCCTCCTGAGATTAAAGCCTTTCCACAAGGAAAAGAGATTGCTAAGGCAGAGCTAGCCAAAATGGGACCTCTCTCTTTTGGTGAAAAGGTCATCTGCGGTGTTTTTGTGGGTGCGCTTATTTTATGGTCAACTTCACAGCTCACAGGCATTGATGCAACCGTTGTTGCGATGCTAGGGGTGAGTGTGATGGTCATCACCAAAGCGTTGGATTGGAAAGATGTGTTAGAAGAGAAAGGTGCGTGGGATACACTCATTTGGATGGGAACACTCATGACTTTGGCTGGATTTTTAACTAAATTTGGCTTAATCGGACTCTTTTCAAAAGCAGTAAGTGCTCAAGTTGCTGGTATCTCTTGGCCACTGGCTATGACCATTCTCATCATTGTTTATGTCTATTCTCACTACGCATTTGCAAGTTTAACCGCGCATATTACAGCGATGTATGCCGCCTTTTGCGCCGTCATGGTAGCTGCGGGTGCACCTGCTTATCTCGTAGCGCTTTCAATGGCGTACATGTCTAACATCTGTATGTCTATTACCCATTACGGTGGAGCACCTGCACCGATTATTTTTGGTGCGGGTTATGTTGATCAAGCAACATGGTGGAAACTTGGATTTTATACCTCAATCATTAACCTATTGGTTTGGGTAGGTATTGGTGGTCTTTGGTGGAAAGTAATAGGTTTATGGTAA
- the pstC gene encoding phosphate ABC transporter permease subunit PstC has protein sequence MKNFNVGDFIFENVSRVMSISVLVILVSIFYVLYDHAKLSIDTLGFGFIFDTEWAPNLEKFGAFPAIYGTLTSTATAMVLATPLALGIAIFLSEIARGRLKSLIGTMIELLAAIPSIVYGMWGLFFFVPLIQKLTGTSGIGTLTASIILAIMIIPFTAAVSRDAMDTTPDILKESAYALGATKWDVIKDVIIPFAKVGVIGSVILSLGRALGETMAVTFVMGNSTNMPSSILEPATSIPVILANEFSEADGDLYYSSLFYLALILFVVSFTVIAVAKFAFLRKVRKNG, from the coding sequence ATGAAGAACTTTAACGTTGGCGACTTTATCTTCGAAAATGTCTCAAGAGTCATGTCCATCTCTGTGCTTGTCATTCTCGTGAGTATTTTTTATGTTTTATACGACCACGCTAAACTTTCCATTGATACGTTAGGATTTGGATTTATTTTTGACACTGAATGGGCTCCCAATCTTGAAAAGTTTGGAGCATTTCCTGCGATTTATGGCACACTAACGAGCACCGCAACGGCAATGGTTTTAGCCACACCTCTTGCTCTTGGTATTGCCATTTTCCTCTCTGAAATTGCAAGAGGACGTCTAAAATCATTGATCGGAACAATGATCGAGCTTCTTGCTGCAATTCCATCGATTGTTTATGGTATGTGGGGGCTCTTTTTCTTTGTACCACTCATTCAAAAACTAACAGGAACGTCAGGGATTGGAACATTAACGGCGAGCATTATCCTTGCCATTATGATCATCCCTTTTACAGCAGCCGTATCACGCGATGCGATGGACACAACACCTGACATCCTCAAAGAGTCTGCCTACGCACTAGGAGCGACCAAATGGGACGTCATTAAAGATGTCATTATTCCTTTTGCCAAAGTGGGAGTAATAGGTTCTGTTATTCTCTCTTTAGGACGCGCGCTTGGCGAGACCATGGCGGTTACCTTTGTGATGGGCAATAGCACCAATATGCCTTCTTCCATCCTAGAGCCAGCAACCAGCATTCCTGTCATCTTAGCCAACGAATTTAGTGAAGCCGATGGAGACTTGTACTACTCAAGTCTTTTCTATTTAGCGCTTATCTTGTTTGTGGTCAGCTTTACCGTGATTGCCGTTGCAAAATTTGCATTTTTACGAAAAGTGAGAAAAAATGGTTAA
- a CDS encoding dioxygenase family protein, whose amino-acid sequence MPPIMPSLFLGHGSPMNLILENSYTEALEALSRELPTPKAILVISAHWYTNQTSVSISSGIAYETLYDFYGFPPALYELSYKSPSNNTLSKRIATLLDAPLVERGLDHGAWMPLFYLFPKASIPVIQLSINKNLPLSLHVKMGEQLQVLREEGIMIIGSGNLTHNLGLVDFYNINAPAVEWAKNVDSFIDKAFTCKDIDSLIRIESLCPDFKTAHPSIDHYLPLLYIAGTLKENECVQSIVPIFQNSSLSMRGFITK is encoded by the coding sequence ATGCCACCAATCATGCCAAGCCTCTTTTTGGGGCACGGCTCGCCTATGAATTTGATCTTGGAGAACAGTTATACCGAAGCGCTGGAAGCCCTCTCACGTGAACTTCCTACGCCAAAAGCCATTCTTGTCATCTCAGCACACTGGTACACCAATCAAACAAGTGTGAGTATCAGTTCGGGTATTGCGTATGAGACACTGTACGACTTTTACGGATTCCCGCCCGCTTTGTATGAACTCAGCTACAAATCACCCAGCAACAATACACTCTCAAAACGTATTGCAACCCTTTTAGATGCCCCTTTGGTAGAACGTGGACTTGACCATGGTGCGTGGATGCCTCTTTTTTATCTCTTCCCCAAAGCAAGCATTCCCGTTATACAACTAAGTATCAATAAAAATCTCCCGCTCTCTTTACATGTAAAGATGGGTGAACAACTTCAAGTACTTCGTGAAGAAGGTATTATGATTATTGGGAGTGGCAATTTAACGCATAATTTAGGGTTGGTTGACTTTTACAACATCAATGCACCCGCAGTTGAATGGGCGAAAAATGTCGACAGCTTTATTGACAAAGCGTTTACATGTAAAGATATAGACTCGCTCATTAGAATTGAGTCATTGTGTCCTGATTTTAAAACAGCACACCCATCCATCGACCACTATTTGCCACTGTTATACATCGCAGGAACACTGAAAGAAAATGAATGTGTACAATCCATCGTCCCAATTTTTCAAAATAGCTCTTTAAGTATGCGAGGTTTTATCACGAAGTAG
- a CDS encoding methyl-accepting chemotaxis protein, producing the protein MLSTIRAKLFFLLIVVLFGTVSLSYLLISNTSSAEQATDKIQTTGEISKHTAELLMHSRGYQLYFDQKSLDNYALSYKNLLEHLDELEKIIHFKENLALLHQIKEDLKQHHITNTARLEIIKKYKININSPEFIASSEGQNFAKLTEQLRVENTDIEEKVEKLSDAIMAYEDAQVERSRIIGIVMALIISGGACFLFWFIANQIKRSIQKASEECTYIGQHKDLQHTIQTIGNDEIAHMMQTVNTLLSELRQALDNAKRTAIENAAVAEELSSTSLQIGKRTEDAAKEVDETVQATKTVATILKTSEESSTQSGNMIASVADELGNASKEVLSVSSDLQTIVVSQTDLSSRLEHLDQEVSQVQQVLSVISDIAEQTNLLALNAAIEAARAGEHGRGFAVVADEVRKLAERTQKSLVESNATVAVIVQSVNTSTDMMKKSAEEIQALGLRAENTQTLMLQTVDNMNEAKTLALRTASDAKEGSAKAGEVMNRISNIHQLSTTNARSVEEIASAAEHLSKLSESLSQTLSAFKTA; encoded by the coding sequence ATGTTATCCACCATACGCGCCAAACTCTTCTTTTTACTTATTGTTGTTCTCTTTGGTACAGTAAGTCTTAGTTATCTGCTTATTTCCAACACCAGCAGTGCAGAACAAGCAACCGATAAAATTCAAACAACAGGTGAAATTTCAAAGCATACGGCAGAGCTTCTTATGCATTCAAGAGGGTATCAGCTCTATTTTGATCAAAAATCATTAGACAATTATGCTCTTTCTTATAAGAATCTATTGGAACATCTTGATGAATTAGAAAAAATAATTCACTTTAAAGAGAATCTAGCCCTTCTACACCAAATTAAAGAAGACCTCAAGCAACACCATATAACCAATACAGCTCGTTTAGAAATTATAAAAAAATACAAAATAAATATTAATTCACCAGAATTCATCGCTTCTTCTGAGGGGCAAAATTTTGCAAAACTCACAGAACAACTCCGCGTTGAAAACACTGATATTGAAGAGAAAGTTGAAAAACTCTCTGATGCTATTATGGCTTATGAAGATGCTCAAGTAGAGAGATCACGCATCATTGGGATCGTTATGGCACTGATCATTTCAGGAGGTGCTTGTTTTCTTTTCTGGTTTATTGCCAACCAAATCAAACGCTCCATTCAAAAAGCATCTGAAGAGTGTACCTATATTGGTCAACATAAAGACCTTCAACATACCATACAAACTATTGGTAACGATGAAATTGCACACATGATGCAAACGGTCAATACCCTGCTTTCAGAGCTCCGTCAAGCACTCGATAACGCGAAGCGCACGGCTATAGAAAACGCAGCGGTAGCTGAAGAGCTCTCTTCGACATCATTGCAAATCGGCAAACGTACTGAAGATGCCGCTAAAGAGGTTGATGAAACCGTTCAAGCAACCAAAACGGTTGCGACCATCTTAAAAACCAGTGAAGAGAGTTCAACGCAATCGGGCAATATGATCGCAAGCGTTGCCGATGAGTTAGGAAACGCTTCTAAAGAGGTGCTCTCTGTCTCTTCAGATCTTCAAACCATTGTCGTCAGCCAAACCGATCTCTCCAGCAGACTTGAACATCTTGATCAAGAGGTCTCACAAGTTCAACAAGTGCTCTCTGTTATCTCTGATATTGCAGAACAAACCAATCTTCTAGCGCTTAATGCTGCTATTGAAGCGGCGCGTGCAGGAGAACATGGGCGTGGATTTGCTGTTGTTGCCGATGAAGTGCGAAAACTCGCTGAACGTACCCAAAAAAGTCTTGTGGAAAGCAATGCAACCGTAGCAGTCATCGTTCAGTCGGTCAATACCTCAACAGATATGATGAAAAAAAGTGCTGAGGAGATCCAAGCACTTGGACTTCGTGCTGAAAACACACAAACACTTATGCTTCAAACCGTAGACAATATGAATGAAGCCAAAACCTTAGCTTTGCGTACGGCGAGTGATGCAAAAGAGGGTAGTGCCAAAGCCGGCGAAGTGATGAACCGCATCAGTAACATCCACCAGCTCTCCACGACCAATGCGAGAAGTGTCGAAGAGATTGCCAGTGCGGCTGAACATCTCTCTAAACTCTCTGAAAGTCTAAGTCAAACGCTTTCTGCCTTTAAAACAGCCTAA
- the purB gene encoding adenylosuccinate lyase produces MASGSIDSRVFGVLFASDEMKKIFSDENRVQKWLDTEAALARAQAKLGMLKPEYAEEITKKAKAELLNLDEIGETYKSTITIVPLLKAFKKVLDNNAGEFVHWGATSQDIMDNGLILQMREGHALLVKLLTKTYEECLKISEKYKDTVMAGRTHVIHALPITFGFKTAMWADEVKRSLIRLEELKPRLLKGQLSGAVGTLASQEGKGFAMQELMMKDLGLAVPVISWHPTRDHIAEYVSLLALISGTISRIAHEILSLQRTEICEVEEPFFMGKIGSSTMPHKRNPQVCESIIALTKIVRAQAPLAVEIMQCENERDWGCEAVEWDIVPKTSICLAAALEKMNDTLENLIVYPENMKENLNKLKGAMLSEAVMLHLGEKLGRLTAHEIVYEVCMKAFSEGTMVIDALLAREEVANAFTREELAEILRPEKYTGLSSEFVDRVLADRLK; encoded by the coding sequence ATGGCATCTGGTTCAATAGATAGTAGAGTATTTGGTGTGCTTTTTGCAAGCGATGAGATGAAAAAGATTTTTAGCGATGAAAACCGTGTTCAAAAATGGCTCGATACAGAAGCGGCACTTGCACGTGCTCAAGCAAAACTTGGCATGCTCAAACCAGAGTACGCAGAAGAGATCACTAAAAAAGCAAAAGCGGAGCTTCTAAATTTAGATGAAATCGGCGAAACCTACAAAAGCACGATTACCATCGTTCCACTTCTCAAAGCTTTCAAAAAAGTTCTTGACAACAACGCTGGTGAGTTTGTTCACTGGGGTGCAACTAGCCAAGACATCATGGATAATGGTTTGATTCTTCAAATGAGAGAAGGTCATGCGCTTTTAGTAAAACTCCTTACTAAAACATACGAAGAATGTCTCAAAATTTCTGAGAAATACAAAGACACTGTTATGGCTGGACGAACACATGTTATTCATGCACTTCCTATTACATTTGGTTTCAAAACTGCGATGTGGGCGGATGAAGTCAAACGTAGTCTTATCCGTCTAGAAGAGCTAAAACCTCGACTTCTAAAAGGACAACTTAGTGGTGCTGTTGGAACCCTTGCTTCTCAAGAAGGTAAAGGTTTTGCAATGCAAGAGTTGATGATGAAAGACTTAGGTCTTGCCGTTCCTGTTATCTCTTGGCATCCAACGCGTGACCATATCGCTGAGTATGTTTCACTTCTTGCCCTCATCTCTGGCACGATCAGCAGAATCGCACACGAAATTTTAAGCCTTCAAAGAACAGAAATCTGTGAAGTAGAAGAGCCTTTCTTCATGGGCAAGATCGGAAGTTCTACCATGCCACACAAACGTAACCCACAAGTCTGTGAGAGCATTATCGCGTTAACAAAAATCGTTCGTGCGCAAGCACCTTTGGCTGTTGAAATCATGCAATGTGAAAACGAGAGAGACTGGGGCTGTGAAGCCGTTGAATGGGACATTGTGCCTAAAACATCTATCTGTTTAGCTGCTGCTTTAGAGAAAATGAATGACACCTTAGAAAACCTCATCGTCTACCCCGAAAACATGAAAGAGAACTTGAACAAACTTAAAGGCGCGATGCTGAGTGAAGCCGTTATGTTACACCTTGGCGAGAAATTGGGTCGTTTAACTGCCCATGAAATCGTTTATGAAGTCTGCATGAAGGCGTTCTCTGAAGGCACGATGGTTATCGATGCACTACTTGCACGCGAAGAAGTGGCAAATGCATTTACAAGAGAAGAGCTTGCAGAGATTCTTCGACCAGAAAAATACACAGGGCTATCATCAGAATTTGTAGACAGGGTATTAGCAGATCGTTTAAAATAA
- the pstA gene encoding phosphate ABC transporter permease PstA has translation MVKVNSSYKKRKITNIIALSLASLATLIGIFFLFWILGVLVFNGLSHISLDLFIKDGAPPGIAPSGLRHALVGHLMLTFASTIIGVPMGLLAGTYLSEYGRSSRFANFTRDLSDIMMSAPSIIIGVFVYGILVMPLGHFSGWAGSVALAIIMIPVIIRTTDDMLALVPIELREAAYALGAPKWKVIVQIVYKGAITGITTGVLLGVARVAGETAPLLFTAFNNNFFATDMSNSMASLTVTMFNYTMSPFEDWQAIGWASAAILAFAILAINIGGRLLIKK, from the coding sequence ATGGTTAAGGTTAACTCATCTTATAAAAAACGAAAAATTACCAATATCATTGCACTCTCGCTCGCCTCTTTAGCAACACTCATTGGTATCTTTTTTCTCTTTTGGATTTTGGGAGTGCTTGTTTTCAATGGACTTTCGCACATCTCCTTAGATCTCTTTATCAAAGATGGCGCACCTCCAGGTATTGCACCGAGCGGACTTCGTCATGCTTTAGTCGGACATTTGATGCTTACCTTTGCTTCTACGATTATCGGTGTGCCGATGGGGCTTTTAGCGGGAACATACCTCAGCGAGTATGGCAGAAGTTCACGCTTTGCAAACTTTACGCGTGATCTTTCCGATATTATGATGTCAGCACCTTCGATCATCATTGGTGTTTTTGTTTACGGTATTTTGGTTATGCCTCTTGGTCATTTCTCAGGATGGGCAGGAAGCGTTGCACTTGCTATTATCATGATTCCTGTCATTATTCGCACCACCGATGACATGCTAGCCCTTGTGCCTATTGAACTGCGAGAAGCGGCTTACGCACTGGGTGCGCCAAAATGGAAAGTCATCGTGCAAATTGTTTACAAAGGTGCGATTACGGGCATTACAACCGGTGTCCTATTGGGCGTTGCAAGGGTTGCAGGAGAGACAGCACCGCTTCTCTTTACCGCCTTCAATAATAACTTTTTCGCCACCGATATGAGCAATTCAATGGCATCTTTAACTGTGACCATGTTTAATTACACAATGAGTCCTTTTGAAGACTGGCAAGCCATTGGTTGGGCAAGTGCAGCTATCTTAGCGTTTGCTATTCTTGCGATCAACATTGGCGGTCGCCTTTTAATTAAAAAATAG